A section of the Pimelobacter simplex genome encodes:
- a CDS encoding nucleotidyltransferase domain-containing protein: MRTIPDTFDPTAVAAIDARLAGVAAEHGVRVPWAIESGSRAWGFASPDSDYDCRFLFVRPVSAYLALWPARDVIETPLDAVLDVNGWDLAKAVRLATAGNATVGEWLRSPLVYDGDPAFRDDLLALVADVADPAAVRRHYAHVARAQWDHAVDGDEVRLKRVFYAVRPALTLRWLDEHAGVPPMALDALLAEVGVPAEVGEELAALRDLKARTRELGTAAVPRAIAPWVRDVLAGEEDGAAPPDPVRRERAEAGFRALLERWAPDAG, translated from the coding sequence ATGCGCACGATCCCGGACACCTTCGACCCCACCGCTGTCGCCGCCATCGACGCCCGCCTCGCGGGCGTGGCCGCGGAGCACGGCGTCCGCGTCCCGTGGGCGATCGAGAGCGGGAGCCGGGCCTGGGGCTTCGCCTCGCCGGACAGCGACTACGACTGCCGCTTCCTCTTCGTGCGGCCGGTCTCGGCGTACCTGGCCCTGTGGCCCGCGCGCGACGTGATCGAGACGCCGCTCGACGCGGTCCTCGACGTCAACGGCTGGGACCTGGCCAAGGCGGTCCGGCTCGCGACCGCGGGCAACGCGACCGTCGGCGAGTGGCTCCGCTCGCCCCTCGTGTACGACGGCGACCCGGCCTTCCGTGACGACCTCCTTGCCCTCGTGGCCGACGTCGCCGACCCGGCCGCCGTACGCCGGCACTACGCCCACGTCGCCCGCGCCCAGTGGGATCACGCGGTCGACGGCGACGAGGTCCGGCTCAAGCGCGTGTTCTACGCCGTGCGGCCCGCGCTGACGCTGCGCTGGCTCGACGAGCACGCCGGGGTGCCGCCGATGGCGCTCGACGCGCTGCTCGCCGAGGTCGGCGTACCGGCGGAGGTGGGGGAGGAGCTGGCCGCGCTGCGCGACCTCAAGGCGCGGACCCGCGAGCTCGGCACGGCGGCGGTGCCGCGGGCGATCGCGCCGTGGGTGCGGGATGTGCTCGCAGGCGAGGAGGACGGTGCCGCGCCGCCTGATCCGGTGCGGCGGGAGCGGGCGGAGGCGGGGTTCCGGGCGCTGCTCGAGCGGTGGGCGCCCGACGCCGGCTGA
- a CDS encoding thiamine-binding protein: MIVAFSISPSAADDTGGVSEAVAAAVRIVRESGLPNETNAMFTNIEGEWDEVMAVVKRAVDAVAAVSPRVGLVLKADIRPGFAGEMTAKVERVERALGE; encoded by the coding sequence ATGATCGTCGCGTTCAGCATCAGCCCCTCCGCCGCCGACGACACCGGCGGCGTCTCCGAGGCGGTGGCCGCCGCCGTCCGGATCGTGCGGGAGTCGGGGCTGCCCAACGAGACCAACGCGATGTTCACCAACATCGAGGGGGAGTGGGACGAGGTGATGGCGGTGGTCAAGCGGGCCGTCGACGCCGTGGCCGCGGTCTCGCCGCGGGTCGGGCTGGTGCTCAAGGCCGACATCCGGCCCGGGTTCGCGGGCGAGATGACGGCCAAGGTGGAGCGCGTCGAGAGGGCGCTGGGGGAGTGA
- a CDS encoding DUF3105 domain-containing protein, translated as MSEPLFPPPPYPPPPFYPPPAPPPPVRRNRTLPVVLALVAAVVLVGAAVLVPVLLTRDGDDDAPAAVASGDDLSAVRTYDGLTFQHLSAGAEHDYPQSPPVGGDHAPVWIECGVYDEPLPEVNAVHDLEHGTTWITYRPDEVDADGVRALAGLLPANGLLSPYPDQEAPVVVTVWGRQLALTGPDDPRLTLFVQQYGAGDTAPEPFASCNGGADPADLAPPGGPVV; from the coding sequence GTGAGCGAGCCGCTCTTCCCGCCGCCGCCCTATCCGCCGCCGCCGTTCTACCCGCCGCCCGCACCCCCGCCCCCGGTACGCCGCAACCGCACCCTCCCCGTCGTCCTGGCCCTGGTGGCCGCGGTCGTGCTCGTGGGCGCCGCCGTGCTGGTCCCGGTCCTCCTGACCCGCGACGGGGACGACGACGCGCCCGCGGCGGTCGCGTCCGGGGACGACCTCTCCGCCGTCCGCACGTACGACGGCCTCACGTTCCAGCACCTGAGCGCCGGCGCCGAGCACGACTACCCGCAGTCGCCGCCGGTCGGCGGGGACCACGCGCCGGTCTGGATCGAGTGCGGTGTGTACGACGAGCCGCTCCCCGAGGTCAACGCGGTCCACGACCTGGAGCACGGCACCACCTGGATCACCTACCGTCCCGACGAGGTCGATGCCGACGGCGTGCGGGCGCTCGCCGGGCTGCTGCCGGCCAACGGCCTGCTCTCGCCGTACCCGGACCAGGAGGCGCCGGTCGTGGTCACGGTCTGGGGGCGCCAGCTCGCGCTCACCGGGCCGGACGACCCGCGGCTGACCCTCTTCGTCCAGCAGTACGGCGCGGGGGACACCGCGCCCGAGCCGTTCGCCTCGTGCAACGGCGGTGCCGACCCGGCCGACCTCGCGCCGCCAGGCGGCCCCGTCGTCTAG
- a CDS encoding dicarboxylate/amino acid:cation symporter produces the protein MGGYDVAALLVTLGLFAGIYVLGRVKVNFSLLTIGALALGVGVGVVFEGHLDYVEPVGKVYLNLLLAIVAPLIMVSILSSITSLGTTAQLRTIGARSVGWLLGLNALAVLLTLGLALELGLGKGADITLGETNTSALENIKKPFTEVFIDFFPTNIVGDIAETNVIPIILFSVLLAVAYALVAEKKPATVAPFKGFIDALREIIYRAVGFVIALTPYAVLSLTSVATARAAGQWSQMVSLLGVLGLAWFACFFHAYVINGVLLRVFGDVNPLRFFRKMLPAQLTAFTTQSSAGTLPVTTRLLRERIGVPSDIAGFTAPLGTTIGMPGCAGVWPILLAVFGVNALGISWGIQDYVVLVLLGVIVSVGTAGVPGTATITATTVLTAAGLPLELVAITLPVSMVADMARTLDNVTSAAVAATIVARQEGRLDDAVFDGLLVPGDLAEDLPDELSDDFTFSDPGVPIGACALPGATTTTPLPTPQGANA, from the coding sequence ATGGGCGGGTACGACGTCGCCGCGCTGCTGGTGACGCTGGGACTGTTCGCGGGGATCTACGTGCTGGGCCGGGTGAAGGTGAACTTCAGCCTGCTCACCATCGGCGCTCTGGCGCTCGGTGTGGGGGTCGGCGTGGTCTTCGAGGGCCACCTCGACTACGTCGAGCCGGTGGGCAAGGTCTACCTGAACCTGCTGCTCGCGATCGTGGCCCCGCTGATCATGGTCTCGATCCTCTCCAGCATCACCTCGCTCGGCACCACGGCGCAGCTGCGCACGATCGGGGCGCGCTCGGTGGGCTGGCTGCTCGGGCTCAACGCGCTGGCCGTGCTGCTGACGCTGGGGCTGGCGCTGGAGCTGGGGCTCGGGAAGGGCGCGGACATCACGCTCGGCGAGACGAACACCTCGGCGCTGGAGAACATCAAGAAGCCGTTCACCGAGGTCTTCATCGACTTCTTCCCGACGAACATCGTCGGCGACATCGCCGAGACCAACGTCATCCCGATCATCCTGTTCAGCGTCCTGCTGGCCGTGGCCTACGCGCTCGTCGCGGAGAAGAAGCCGGCCACCGTGGCGCCGTTCAAGGGCTTCATCGACGCCCTGCGCGAGATCATCTACCGCGCGGTCGGCTTCGTGATCGCCCTGACGCCGTACGCCGTGCTGTCCCTCACGTCCGTCGCGACCGCCCGGGCCGCAGGCCAGTGGTCGCAGATGGTCTCGCTGCTCGGGGTGCTCGGGCTGGCCTGGTTCGCCTGCTTCTTCCACGCCTACGTGATCAACGGCGTGCTGCTGCGGGTGTTCGGCGACGTGAACCCGCTGCGGTTCTTCCGCAAGATGCTGCCCGCGCAGCTGACCGCGTTCACCACGCAGAGCAGCGCCGGGACGCTGCCGGTCACCACGCGGCTGCTGCGCGAGCGGATCGGCGTCCCCTCGGACATCGCCGGCTTCACCGCGCCGCTCGGCACGACCATCGGGATGCCCGGCTGCGCCGGGGTGTGGCCGATCCTGCTGGCCGTCTTCGGCGTCAACGCGCTCGGCATCTCGTGGGGCATCCAGGACTACGTCGTCCTGGTCCTGCTGGGCGTCATCGTCTCCGTCGGTACGGCGGGCGTGCCCGGCACCGCCACGATCACCGCGACCACGGTGCTCACGGCCGCGGGGCTCCCGCTCGAGCTGGTCGCGATCACGCTGCCGGTGAGCATGGTCGCCGACATGGCGCGCACGCTCGACAACGTCACCTCGGCGGCCGTCGCGGCCACCATCGTCGCCCGGCAGGAGGGCCGCCTCGACGACGCCGTCTTCGACGGGCTGCTCGTGCCCGGCGACCTCGCGGAGGACCTTCCCGACGAGCTCTCCGACGACTTCACCTTCTCGGATCCGGGCGTCCCGATCGGCGCCTGCGCGCTGCCGGGCGCCACGACCACCACCCCTCTCCCCACCCCCCAAGGAGCGAACGCATGA
- a CDS encoding fibronectin type III domain-containing protein yields MTVRRSHRILSLLPAAVIAATLAVSFGPAPAAHADGWVDGGDEFPCLDDVTCLWIQDCELDENQHPIYPNRNGRTSYPAGSYSYKGDKPTTPKPTPTPTPTPTPTTPKPGSKPTKPGTGGTGGSGSGTGGTTDPLSPTPSGGATEQVAAGAPSALAAPTLTVEGKTVTVSWAASPNAEIEQVTGYLIRFTGQEAVETDAGTLEYVFKNVEPGSYRAAVWARNAAGESAGSPPSEPVVVGVDPTTVQGTVTVTGDLAPGATVTVTGTGFAPRIEGYALELHSDPVPLGEVKTDDNGGFSADVVVPANVVAGDHQLVVLFGGTEVATSPVTVTAAGAPAGEEAAADVAHTGDEAAPIPDHAGLLILGTLAAAGALSLVWRVARGRRRPRGPLAAHKVVPHVS; encoded by the coding sequence ATGACCGTCCGGCGATCCCACCGGATCCTCTCCCTGCTGCCCGCCGCGGTGATCGCGGCGACCCTGGCCGTCTCGTTCGGCCCGGCGCCCGCCGCGCACGCCGACGGCTGGGTCGACGGCGGCGACGAGTTCCCCTGCCTCGACGACGTGACCTGCCTGTGGATCCAGGACTGCGAGCTCGACGAGAACCAGCACCCGATCTACCCCAACCGCAACGGCCGGACGTCGTACCCGGCGGGCAGCTACAGCTACAAGGGCGACAAGCCCACGACGCCCAAGCCCACCCCGACGCCCACGCCGACGCCGACGCCGACCACCCCGAAGCCCGGCTCCAAGCCGACCAAGCCCGGCACCGGCGGCACCGGCGGCTCCGGATCGGGCACCGGCGGCACGACCGACCCGCTCAGCCCGACCCCGTCGGGCGGCGCCACCGAGCAGGTCGCGGCCGGTGCGCCGAGCGCCCTCGCCGCCCCGACGCTCACGGTCGAGGGCAAGACGGTCACGGTGTCCTGGGCGGCCTCGCCGAACGCCGAGATCGAGCAGGTCACCGGCTACCTGATCCGGTTCACCGGCCAGGAGGCGGTGGAGACCGACGCCGGCACGCTGGAGTACGTCTTCAAGAACGTCGAGCCCGGCAGCTACCGCGCTGCCGTGTGGGCGCGCAACGCGGCGGGCGAGTCGGCCGGCTCCCCGCCCTCCGAGCCGGTCGTCGTCGGGGTGGACCCGACGACGGTCCAGGGCACGGTCACGGTGACCGGGGACCTCGCACCCGGTGCCACGGTCACCGTGACCGGCACCGGCTTCGCGCCGCGGATCGAGGGCTACGCGCTCGAGCTGCACTCCGACCCGGTCCCGCTGGGCGAGGTGAAGACCGACGACAACGGCGGGTTCAGCGCGGACGTCGTCGTCCCGGCCAATGTCGTCGCCGGCGACCACCAGCTCGTCGTGCTCTTCGGGGGCACCGAGGTGGCGACCAGCCCGGTCACCGTCACCGCCGCCGGGGCTCCGGCCGGCGAGGAGGCCGCGGCCGACGTCGCGCACACCGGTGACGAGGCCGCGCCGATCCCGGACCACGCCGGGCTGCTCATCCTCGGGACGCTGGCTGCCGCCGGCGCGCTGTCCCTGGTCTGGCGCGTCGCCCGCGGCCGCCGCCGCCCGCGCGGCCCGCTGGCCGCGCACAAGGTGGTGCCGCACGTCTCCTGA
- a CDS encoding Ig-like domain repeat protein, with translation MNHRTLLRRTAAAGTVAALAVAPLLSGPSAATAAPAPAHAAHAAAPATYPAPTHGATVDWFDAKYPALAKGSVFETVTFERFEYLLKKNTGKWAFVIGGPEDPYLQQTIGHIEKVAEAEGIEKIYNFDPKLDGEALSVFDLTGYDLDSADNAGKDQFLDLGERLVSSYLGKDAETPFALANDAGKPDRRVAPEHPYLFVYDAAGGDNARIVDALVTPPVDLSSPAAVTAYENDVKRVLTSAPLDVDTQWDFLSTEHNRRHYERYVKNADPAVETANRKRFGGDVFKADEDLTNGDEEDFRVESITYPELLNILDSDGEFLVLFGGTWCHNTAAVIKQTAEYARQYGIKKVYNFDFSLDSTGNGGSLDKHIRDNSFRNVGGVSRKTRPAYLYGRILEKLANAKTQYKVLADEPGTQSTSPVKYDVNGQEKLARKIQVGHLLSYDKDATAGGQPAPVLDQAIRTDWTNPDGNAFAGNVEYMTEVWFTQGKDATYDGADPDRLRGNVNVSTEVGQNALQNQRNFAKEAIDQIRDVIAGVAGGYESSVAVTGAPASVSVENPGNLTGQVSVESTFTGFFSDRTAGATLAPLTGSRALGGSVQVLLDGTKIGEADVRPDRTAALDVPLPTLTAGDHTLRYVYGGGAGGRVLTSSTEQTLKVVAKTSTTTLGAAPTLTFGKSGTITATVSAGATGEVSLAGLPGGALTAQVQGGTATFTVPGTVPAGSYQLTATYAGDGTYASSTSTPVALTVGKALTISSAASVTTPYGKGGTIKVTVASPGGVVPTGAVTLTGVGSAQTRQLDGGTATFTLPRTLGVQRYSAKLTYDGGADRNGSQTQVSYTVTSIAPSKVALAVTKKPTSKKAGAAKVTVTVPAGLAAATGPVTVTLKKGASTKTVKGTLAKGVVTVALPKLKKGTWKVSVKYAGSTTYQAAASATTSLKVTK, from the coding sequence ATGAACCACCGCACCCTCCTGCGGCGTACCGCCGCGGCCGGCACCGTCGCCGCCCTCGCGGTCGCCCCGCTGCTGAGCGGCCCGAGCGCCGCCACCGCGGCGCCGGCCCCGGCGCACGCCGCCCACGCCGCGGCGCCGGCCACCTATCCCGCACCCACCCACGGCGCCACCGTCGACTGGTTCGACGCCAAGTACCCGGCCCTCGCCAAGGGGAGCGTCTTCGAGACGGTCACCTTCGAGCGCTTCGAGTACCTGCTCAAGAAGAACACCGGCAAGTGGGCGTTCGTGATCGGCGGCCCCGAGGACCCCTACCTCCAGCAGACGATCGGCCACATCGAGAAGGTCGCCGAGGCCGAGGGCATCGAGAAGATCTACAACTTCGACCCCAAGCTCGACGGCGAGGCGCTGAGCGTCTTCGACCTCACCGGCTACGACCTCGACAGCGCCGACAACGCGGGCAAGGACCAGTTCCTCGACCTGGGCGAGCGGCTCGTCAGCAGCTACCTCGGCAAGGACGCCGAGACGCCGTTCGCGCTGGCCAACGACGCCGGGAAGCCCGACCGCCGCGTGGCGCCCGAGCACCCCTACCTCTTCGTGTACGACGCCGCGGGCGGCGACAACGCCCGGATCGTCGACGCGCTGGTGACCCCGCCGGTCGACCTGTCGAGCCCGGCCGCCGTCACGGCGTACGAGAACGACGTCAAGCGGGTCCTCACCTCCGCGCCCCTCGACGTCGACACCCAGTGGGACTTCCTCAGCACCGAGCACAACCGGCGCCACTACGAGCGCTACGTCAAGAACGCCGACCCGGCGGTCGAGACGGCCAACCGCAAGCGGTTCGGCGGCGACGTGTTCAAGGCCGACGAGGACCTGACCAACGGCGACGAGGAGGACTTCCGCGTCGAGAGCATCACCTACCCGGAGCTGCTCAACATCCTCGACAGCGACGGCGAGTTCCTCGTCCTCTTCGGCGGGACCTGGTGCCACAACACCGCCGCGGTCATCAAGCAGACCGCCGAGTACGCGCGCCAGTACGGCATCAAGAAGGTCTACAACTTCGACTTCTCGCTCGACTCGACCGGCAACGGCGGCTCGCTCGACAAGCACATCCGCGACAACTCGTTCCGCAACGTCGGCGGGGTCTCGCGCAAGACCCGCCCGGCGTACCTCTACGGGCGGATCCTCGAGAAGCTCGCGAATGCCAAGACCCAGTACAAGGTCCTCGCCGACGAGCCGGGCACCCAGAGCACCAGCCCGGTCAAGTACGACGTGAACGGCCAGGAGAAGCTCGCCCGCAAGATCCAGGTCGGCCACCTCCTGTCCTACGACAAGGACGCCACCGCCGGCGGCCAGCCCGCGCCGGTGCTCGACCAGGCGATCCGCACCGACTGGACCAACCCCGACGGCAACGCCTTCGCCGGCAACGTCGAGTACATGACCGAGGTCTGGTTCACCCAGGGCAAGGACGCCACCTACGACGGCGCCGACCCGGACAGGCTCCGCGGCAATGTCAACGTCAGCACCGAGGTCGGCCAGAACGCGCTGCAGAACCAGCGCAACTTCGCCAAGGAGGCCATCGACCAGATCCGCGACGTGATCGCCGGTGTCGCCGGCGGCTACGAGAGCTCGGTCGCCGTCACCGGCGCCCCGGCGTCGGTCTCGGTCGAGAACCCGGGCAACCTCACCGGGCAGGTCAGCGTGGAGAGCACCTTCACCGGCTTCTTCTCCGACCGTACGGCGGGCGCCACGCTCGCCCCGCTGACCGGCAGCCGCGCGCTGGGCGGCTCCGTCCAGGTGCTGCTCGACGGCACCAAGATCGGCGAGGCCGACGTGCGTCCGGACCGGACCGCCGCGCTCGACGTACCGCTGCCCACGCTGACCGCGGGCGACCACACCCTCCGTTACGTGTACGGCGGCGGCGCGGGCGGCCGGGTCCTCACCTCGTCGACCGAGCAGACCCTCAAGGTCGTCGCGAAGACCTCGACCACCACGCTCGGCGCGGCCCCGACGCTGACCTTCGGCAAGAGCGGCACCATCACCGCGACCGTCTCGGCCGGCGCCACCGGCGAGGTCAGCCTCGCGGGTCTGCCCGGCGGTGCGCTCACCGCGCAGGTCCAGGGCGGCACGGCCACCTTCACCGTGCCGGGCACCGTCCCGGCGGGCAGCTACCAGCTGACCGCGACCTACGCCGGCGACGGGACCTACGCGTCCTCCACCTCCACGCCGGTCGCGCTGACGGTCGGCAAGGCGCTCACCATCAGCAGCGCGGCCTCGGTCACCACGCCCTACGGCAAGGGCGGCACCATCAAGGTCACCGTCGCCAGCCCCGGCGGCGTGGTCCCGACCGGCGCGGTCACGCTCACCGGCGTCGGCAGCGCGCAGACCCGGCAGCTCGACGGGGGCACGGCGACGTTCACGCTGCCGCGCACCCTCGGCGTCCAGCGCTACTCGGCCAAGCTGACCTACGACGGCGGCGCGGACCGCAACGGCTCGCAGACCCAGGTCTCCTACACGGTGACCTCGATCGCCCCGTCCAAGGTCGCGCTCGCGGTGACCAAGAAGCCGACCTCCAAGAAGGCCGGCGCGGCCAAGGTCACCGTCACGGTCCCCGCAGGCCTCGCGGCGGCCACCGGCCCGGTCACCGTCACCCTCAAGAAGGGCGCCTCGACCAAGACGGTCAAGGGCACCCTGGCCAAGGGCGTCGTCACCGTCGCGCTGCCCAAGCTCAAGAAGGGCACCTGGAAGGTCAGCGTGAAGTACGCGGGCAGCACGACCTACCAGGCGGCGGCCTCCGCCACGACGTCGCTCAAGGTCACCAAGTGA
- a CDS encoding aminotransferase class V-fold PLP-dependent enzyme — MTLATQAVRPLLPLVGADLRVPLVTGGSAPYANLDVAASAPALAAVADRVAQLLPYYSSVHRGAGHGSAVSTAALDAARRTVAGFVGARPDDVVQVVRHTTDAFNLLASAVPGDVVTLDVEHHANLLPWARGRRRTVAASSTLAATVAAVERELAREPAALLAVTGASNVTGELLPLAELVAVAHRHGARIAVDGAQLVPHRRVDVAGLGIDYLAFSGHKLYAPYGAGALVGRRDWLEAAPPYLAGGGAVRSVALDAVTWADVPARHEAGTPNVVGAVALAAACEALAALPAHEQAAHEAALGERLREGLAALPGVRVLRLWDDATDTLGLATFTLAGHPAELVAQYLSAEHAVAVRAGRFCAHPLLDRLNDGGTAVRASVGLGTSSADVDRLLAALDELVTTGPRWTYDAAHLPVPDPRPLPGWAV; from the coding sequence GTGACCCTGGCGACCCAGGCCGTCCGGCCGCTCCTGCCGCTCGTCGGCGCGGACCTCCGGGTCCCGCTGGTGACCGGCGGGAGCGCGCCGTACGCCAACCTCGACGTCGCGGCCAGCGCTCCGGCGCTGGCCGCGGTCGCCGACCGGGTGGCGCAGCTGCTGCCGTACTACTCCAGCGTCCACCGCGGCGCGGGGCACGGCTCGGCGGTCAGCACGGCGGCCCTCGACGCCGCACGCCGTACGGTCGCCGGGTTCGTCGGGGCGCGCCCCGACGACGTGGTGCAGGTGGTCCGGCACACCACGGACGCCTTCAACCTGCTGGCCTCGGCCGTCCCCGGGGACGTCGTCACCCTCGACGTCGAGCACCACGCCAACCTCCTCCCGTGGGCCCGGGGACGCCGGCGCACCGTCGCGGCGAGCAGCACGCTCGCCGCGACGGTGGCCGCGGTCGAGCGCGAGCTGGCCCGCGAGCCCGCCGCGCTGCTGGCCGTCACCGGTGCCTCCAACGTGACCGGTGAGCTGCTGCCGCTGGCCGAGCTCGTCGCGGTCGCGCACCGCCACGGCGCCCGGATCGCGGTCGACGGCGCCCAGCTCGTCCCGCACCGCCGGGTCGACGTGGCCGGGCTCGGCATCGACTACCTCGCGTTCTCGGGGCACAAGCTCTACGCGCCCTACGGCGCGGGCGCGCTGGTCGGGCGCCGCGACTGGCTGGAGGCCGCGCCGCCGTACCTGGCGGGTGGGGGAGCGGTCCGCTCGGTCGCCCTCGACGCGGTCACCTGGGCCGACGTACCGGCGCGGCACGAGGCGGGCACGCCCAATGTCGTCGGCGCCGTCGCCCTGGCCGCCGCCTGCGAGGCGCTCGCCGCGCTGCCCGCTCACGAGCAGGCCGCGCACGAGGCGGCGCTGGGGGAGCGGCTGCGCGAGGGCCTGGCGGCACTGCCCGGCGTCCGGGTGCTGCGGCTGTGGGACGACGCGACCGACACGCTCGGTCTCGCGACGTTCACGCTGGCGGGGCACCCGGCCGAGCTCGTCGCGCAGTACCTCTCCGCCGAGCACGCCGTCGCCGTGCGCGCCGGCCGGTTCTGCGCGCACCCGCTGCTCGACCGGCTCAACGACGGCGGGACCGCCGTCCGGGCCAGCGTCGGGCTCGGCACGAGCAGCGCGGACGTCGACCGGCTGCTCGCCGCCCTCGACGAGCTGGTCACCACCGGCCCCCGCTGGACGTACGACGCCGCGCACCTGCCGGTCCCCGACCCGCGGCCGCTGCCCGGCTGGGCGGTGTGA
- a CDS encoding NUDIX domain-containing protein, whose translation MHVFASVILVDERGWLLLQERDEHPVISPDCWSLVGGHVDQGEDPDDAAYRELAEETGLRLAPPDLPLWRQYPVVHPAYGTDDLIRVYAAATTATDADIVLGEGRQIVFVEPATLPALRVGEAAARILPEFLASDRYQELLR comes from the coding sequence GTGCACGTCTTCGCCTCGGTCATCCTCGTCGACGAGCGTGGCTGGCTGCTCCTCCAGGAGCGCGACGAGCACCCGGTCATCTCTCCCGACTGCTGGAGCCTGGTCGGCGGCCACGTCGACCAGGGAGAGGACCCCGACGACGCGGCCTACCGCGAGCTCGCCGAGGAGACCGGTCTGCGGCTCGCACCACCGGACCTGCCGCTGTGGCGCCAGTACCCGGTGGTGCACCCCGCCTACGGCACCGACGACCTGATCCGGGTCTACGCCGCCGCCACCACGGCGACCGACGCCGACATCGTGCTCGGCGAGGGCCGGCAGATCGTCTTCGTCGAGCCCGCGACGCTCCCCGCGCTGCGGGTCGGCGAGGCGGCGGCCCGGATCCTGCCCGAGTTCCTCGCCTCCGACCGCTACCAGGAGCTGCTGCGATGA
- a CDS encoding SMP-30/gluconolactonase/LRE family protein, which produces MTAPFTVIPVPGPGAEDVVVATSGPDAGCVFTGTEDGAIFRISPDGATVDRVAHTGGRPLGIEFAPDGRLLVCDAQRGLLWADPATGAVEQITDRVGGTPMRFCNNAAIAADGTIWWSDSSTRYGIAQWKDDFVQHTRTGRLLRRDPDGTVTTVLDGLAFANGVALSAAEDYVCVAETGARTVVRHWISGPDQGTRDLLCADLPGYPDNIARGSDGLIWISIASPTDPLVERLHTAPLGLRKLVTKVPEALQPKPKQTVRAVAYDDQGRRVHDIDVRPAEHGTSYHMVTGVREHDGSLWLGSLHEPAVARVDLSRL; this is translated from the coding sequence ATGACCGCACCCTTCACCGTGATCCCCGTCCCCGGACCGGGCGCCGAGGACGTCGTCGTGGCGACCTCCGGCCCCGACGCCGGCTGCGTGTTCACCGGCACCGAGGACGGCGCGATCTTCCGGATCAGCCCCGACGGCGCCACCGTCGACCGGGTCGCCCACACCGGTGGCCGGCCGCTCGGCATCGAGTTCGCCCCCGACGGGCGGCTGCTCGTGTGCGACGCCCAGCGCGGGCTGCTCTGGGCCGACCCGGCCACCGGGGCGGTCGAGCAGATCACCGACCGCGTCGGCGGCACGCCCATGCGCTTCTGCAACAACGCGGCCATCGCCGCGGACGGCACGATCTGGTGGTCGGACTCCTCGACGCGCTACGGCATCGCGCAGTGGAAGGACGACTTCGTCCAGCACACCCGCACCGGCCGGCTGCTGCGCCGCGACCCCGACGGCACCGTCACCACCGTGCTCGACGGGCTCGCCTTCGCCAACGGCGTCGCGCTCTCCGCGGCCGAGGACTACGTCTGCGTGGCCGAGACCGGGGCCCGTACCGTCGTGCGGCACTGGATCAGCGGACCCGACCAGGGGACGCGCGACCTGCTGTGCGCCGACCTGCCCGGCTACCCCGACAACATCGCGCGCGGCTCCGACGGCCTGATCTGGATCAGCATCGCCAGCCCCACCGACCCGCTCGTCGAGCGGCTCCACACCGCGCCGCTGGGCCTGCGCAAGCTGGTCACCAAGGTGCCCGAGGCGCTCCAGCCCAAGCCGAAGCAGACCGTGCGCGCCGTGGCGTACGACGACCAGGGGCGCCGGGTCCACGACATCGACGTGCGCCCGGCGGAGCACGGGACGTCGTACCACATGGTGACGGGGGTGCGGGAGCACGACGGCAGCCTGTGGCTCGGCAGCCTGCACGAGCCCGCGGTGGCCCGGGTCGACCTTTCCCGCCTTTGA